In a genomic window of Caloenas nicobarica isolate bCalNic1 chromosome 1, bCalNic1.hap1, whole genome shotgun sequence:
- the LPAR6 gene encoding lysophosphatidic acid receptor 6, whose translation MMVSSNCSTEDSFKYTLYGCIFSMVFVLGLIANCVAIYIFTCTLKVRNETTTYMLNLATSDLLFVFTLPFRIYYFVARNWPFGDILCKISVTLFYTNMYGSILFLTCISVDRFLAIVHPFRSKTLRTKRNAKIVCAAVWITVLAGSTPASFFQSTNRRNNTEQRTCFENFSEDTWKTYLSRIVIFIETVGFFIPLILNVTCSTMVLRTLNKPLTLSRNKLSKNKVLKMIFVHLVIFCFCFVPYNVTLILYSLMRTQTWINCSVVTAVRTMYPVTLCIAVSNCCFDPIVYYFTSDTIQNSIKKNRSTRTRDVRFSERPVSENFIQHSLQTIKMKISDSDSTI comes from the coding sequence ATGATGGTAAGCTCTAATTGTTCCACAGAGGACTCCTTTAAATATACTTTATATGGGTGTATCTTTAGTATGGTTTTTGTTCTTGGCCTCATAGCAAACTGTGTTGCTATCTACATTTTTACTTGCACATTAAAAGTGCGAAATGAGACTACAACTTACATGCTTAATTTAGCAACGTCAGATCTGCTTTTTGTGTTTACATTACCCTTCAGGATTTATTACTTTGTGGCAAGAAACTGGCCATTTGGAGACATTCTTTGCAAGATTTCTGTCACCCTCTTTTACACAAATATGTACGGgagcattttatttctgacttGCATAAGTGTAGATCGCTTTTTAGCTATAGTGCACCCCTTTCGATCTAAGACTCTCCGAACCAAAAGGAACGCAAAAATTGTCTGCGCTGCGGTATGGATAACCGTGTTAGCAGGCAGCACACCAGCCAGCTTTTTCCAGTCTACAAACCGCCGTAATAATACTGAACAGAGaacttgttttgaaaacttttcaGAGGACACATGGAAAACCTACCTATCCCGGATTGTTATCTTCATTGAAACAGTTGGGTTCTTCATTCCACTGATCTTGAACGTGACCTGCTCTACCATGGTCTTACGGACCTTGAATAAACCACTTACATTAAGTCGGAATAAATTAAGCAAGAATAAGGTACTCAAAATGATTTTTGTCCATTTGGTGatattctgcttctgctttgtgCCTTATAATGTTACCTTAATACTTTACTCTCTTATGAGAACACAGACCTGGATTAATTGTTCAGTGGTCACTGCAGTCAGGACTATGTACCCTGTCACTCTGTGCATCGCCGTTTCAAACTGCTGTTTTGACCCTATAGTCTATTACTTTACATCGGATACAATTCAAAATTCGATAAAAAAGAACCGGTCCACTAGAACGCGGGATGTCAGATTCTCCGAAAGACCGGTTTCAGAAAACTTCATTCAACACAGCCTTCAgaccataaaaatgaaaatatctgacAGTGACTCCACAATATGA